In Primulina huaijiensis isolate GDHJ02 unplaced genomic scaffold, ASM1229523v2 scaffold40277, whole genome shotgun sequence, one genomic interval encodes:
- the LOC140969255 gene encoding DDT domain-containing protein PTM-like, producing the protein MEFELVAPPPPKRRGRKRKIIDVQDVTVDCEGKKLLQTRSLKFVGRYVLKEFQGSGLFLGKIVSYASGLYRISYEDGDCEDLNSGELRSCLVDDGDLIGKWPERKEKLDSLLSKEVNPKSLKVESMVTECADQVDLLLPVESRNDEAGNYEVEEVLPDADADSSSDSCENARDQDSILDMELPLVPPPELPPSSGHIGVPEEYVSQLLSVYALLRSFSVQLFLYPFGLDEFVGALNCSVTNTLLDSVHVALIHILKRHFERLSSEGSELALKCLRCLDWSLLDALTWPVYVVHYLLVMGYTNGPDWKDFHTHSLERDYYTLSAGRKLKVLQILCDDVLDSEELRSEMDAREEAEVGIDVDRSAVFASTGVPRRVHPRYSKTSSCNDRLVTQGITEHHEIQSFISHSTGSQVGEPGGSSTEKDGNGDECRLCGMDGFLLCCDGCPSSYHSRCLGLNKMHIAEGSWYCPECKINSTEPKLSRGVDLRGGNICGIDPYKQVFVATCDHLLVLNASINSWTCLRYYSRHDIPRVLHALYSKAEHVNLYSEICREIMHCWELPEIILPHYEVSETGLQLANGESSGECTAQSLNLLYKSVQDMNVVDNVGSCVTGISSADMANSEHMICVKKPGLCDNFLYVPKYDQPETTDPTLFSGLTVQPADPCEFSQQSTSSVTETFTLATKNNNGSVIGNSLIGMSRTFREPGNIVDGNMYGRHGGCLYTGSSFNPADYINYYLHGDFAASAAANLAILSSEENQVPESRHLHNRRKGLTDSVSLQLKAFSLAATRFFWPNTEKKLVEIPRERCSWCFSCKAPVSSRRGCLLNAAVSNSIKGSIKVFSGVCPMNNGDGRLPRMATYILFIEESLRGLLVGPFLNDAFRMRWRKQVERASTCNAIKIILLELEENIRKIALSEDWIRLFDGISNQPSTLKVAVIVTGSTQKRRPGRRGRKPSTVVDVAVDDCQDEPSDFTWWRGSSLSKLVLQRGFLPRSVIRKAARKGCSKKIPGIYYLEGQETPKRTRQLVWRSAVEMSRSTAQLAHQVRCMDFHVRWSDLVRPEQVAYDGKGPETEASAFRNASVSDKKILEHEIRYCVAFGNQKHLPSRVMKNIAEIERTTNDGKERYWFSETRIPLYLIKEYEEKTQKDKPVDELSKLQRKQLKALHKNIFAYLSLKRDNMEKDYCCSCNLDLLYRNAVQCNACQGFCHDQCASSSTVNVNEEVEFFITCKRCCETQVRTQVESSNGSPTSPLLLHGQDIRKAGTAKKGGNLAGYKGSSAPVRTVEHSSEVKSVNRSSLAKNSKIKNWGLIWGKRNCETASIDFRLKNILLRGNPHLDLIQPSCRLCNQPCNSDLMYIRCETCECWFHADALGLHESKIFSLIGFKCCKCRRIRSPMCPYMDTEKKKALEDKIEQKQPSKEEISEMESDFGVIGKQYEEDLPAYSTLPTKAEISHSTADDPLLFSLSDVEQFTEDKADVEYRWSNASVSVPETRKLPVRRLVRQENQVDYPCPGDLFQVKSNVANSTEKLPFRRRIMQENNLDCNSSTNSFQFEASEKLEANGKSYMQESSPPQVEWIVSHDNFDDGITLDYDSLGCDDMDFEPQTYFSFNELLASDDVDHTNGNESLEKATENWDRSFLPENGLLEISCDQEEPTLSVETLPCKICSHSEPYPDLSCQECGMWIHSHCSPWVESSSWENGWKCGHCREWR; encoded by the exons ATGGAGTTCGAGTTGGTTGCGCCTCCGCCTCCAAAGCGGAGGGGAAGAAAAAGGAAGATAATTGATGTACAGGATGTGACCGTGGATTGTGAGGGCAAGAAGCTGTTGCAGACTAGGTCACTAAAATTTGTTGGTAGATATGTTCTGAAAGAGTTTCAGGGCAGTGGGTTGTTTTTGGGGAAAATTGTGTCGTATGCTTCAGGTTTGTATAGGATAAGCTACGAGGATGGGGATTGTGAAGATTTGAATAGTGGTGAACTTAGGTCTTGTTTGGTTGACGATggtgatttgattggtaaatgGCCCGAGAGGAAAGAGAAGTTGGACAGTTTGCTAAGTAAAGAAGTAAATCCAAAGTCTTTGAAAGTTGAAAGTATGGTGACAGAATGTGCTGATCAGGTTGATTTATTGTTGCCAGTTGAATCAAGAAATGATGAAGCTGGTAATTATGAAGTAGAAGAGGTTCTCCCTGACGCCGACGCAGATTCATCGAGTGATTCTTGTGAGAATGCTCGAGATCAGGATTCTATTCTAGACATGGAACTGCCACTTGTTCCACCACCTGAATTGCCTCCTTCTTCTGGGCACATTGGTGTTCCAGAGGAGTATGTTTCACAACTTCTCTCTGTGTACGCTTTACTTCGTTCCTTTAGTGTGCAGCTGTTTCTTTACCCCTTTGGATTAGACGAATTTGTGGGGGCACTTAATTGTTCTGTTACAAATACATTGTTGGATTCTGTTCATGTTGCTCTAATCCATATCCTGAAGCGCCATTTCGAGAGGCTCTCATCAGAGGGTTCAGAGCTTGCGCTAAAATGTCTCAG GTGCCTGGACTGGAGCTTGCTTGATGCGTTGACTTGGCCTGTTTATGTGGTCCATTATCTGTTGGTGATGGGTTATACAAATGGACCTGACTGGAAAGATTTTCATACCCATTCACTGGAGAGAGATTATTACACGTTGTCAGCTGGAAGGAAGTTAAAAGTTTTGCAGATATTATGTGACGATGTTTTGGATTCTGAAGAGCTAAGATCAGAAATGGATGCGCGTGAGGAAGCTGAAGTTGGAATAGACGTGGATAGAAGTGCGGTATTTGCTTCTACTGGCGTTCCTAGAAGAGTGCATCCTAGATACTCTAAAACCTCTTCCTGTAACGACAGACTAGTAACACAAGGCATTACAGAGCATCACGAGATACAGTCTTTTATCAGCCATTCGACGGGATCTCAAGTAGGTGAACCAGGGGGAAGTTCTACTGAAAAGGATGGTAATGGTGATGAATGCCGTCTTTGTGGAATGGATGGATTTCTGCTCTGCTGTGATGGCTGCCCGTCATCTTACCACTCAAGATGCTTAGGACTGAACAAGATGCATATAGCAGAGGGCTCCTGGTACTGTCCTGAGTGTAAAATAAACTCAACTGAACCTAAACTTTCACGCGGAGTGGATTTGAGAGGAGGAAATATTTGTGGTATCGATCCATACAAACAGGTTTTTGTTGCTACGTGCGATCATTTGCTCGT ATTGAACGCCTCAATTAACTCTTGGACCTGCCTTAGATACTACAGTAGACATGACATTCCTAGAGTCCTCCATGCACTTTATTCAAAAGCAGAACATGTCAATTTGTATTCAGAAATATGCAGGGAGATAATGCATTGTTGGGAACTGCCAGAAATCATTTTACCACATTATGAGGTTTCTgaaactggcttgcagttagcAAATGGGGAAAGTAGTGGTGAATGTACTGCTCAATCCCTTAATTTGTTGTATAAGTCAGTCCAGGACATGAATGTGGTTGATAATGTTGGAAGCTGCGTTACTGGTATTAGTTCAGCAGATATGGCTAACTCAGAACATATGATTTGTGTTAAAAAACCTGGTTTATGTGATAATTTTTTGTATGTGCCTAAGTATGACCAGCCAGAGACAACTGACCCGACTTTGTTCAGTGGTTTAACCGTCCAGCCTGCTGATCCTTGTGAGTTTAGTCAACAAAGCACTTCAAGTGTGACAGAAACTTTTACACTcgcaacaaaaaataataatggctCTGTGATTGGTAATTCTTTGATTGGAATGTCTCGTACTTTCCGGGAACCTGGTAACATTGTTGACGGAAACATGTATGGAAGACATGGTGGTTGCTTATACACGGGATCTTCATTCAACCCAGctgattatataaattattatttacatGGAGATTTTGCTGCTTCTGCAGCTGCCAATTTGGCCATTCTTTCCTCCGAGGAAAATCAAGTTCCCGAGTCTCGCCACTTACATAACCGTCGAAAGGGTTTGACTGACAGTGTTTCGCTTCAGCTGAAAGCATTCTCCTTGGCAGCTACGCGATTCTTCTGGCCAAACACCGAGAAAAAGCTTGTTGAAATCCCAAGAGAAAGGTGCAGCTGGTGCTTTTCTTGTAAGGCTCCAGTTTCAAGCAGGAGAGGATGCTTGTTAAATGCAGCCGTTTCAAATTCCATTAAAGGGTCTATCAAGGTGTTTTCTGGTGTTTGTCCTATGAACAACGGGGATGGGAGGCTTCCTCGTATGGCAACATATATATTGTTTATAGAGGAGAGCTTAAGAGGTCTTTTAGTTGGTCCCTTCCTTAATGATGCTTTTAGAATGCGATGGCGGAAACAAGTTGAACGGGCTTCCACTTGCAATGCAATAAAGATCATTTTACTTGAA CTTGAGGAAAATATACGTAAAATTGCACTTTCAGAAGATTGGATAAGGCTCTTTGATGGTATTTCGAACCAACCTTCCACTTTAAAAGTGGCAGTGATTGTTACTGGATCAACTCAGAAGCGCAGGCCAGGTAGGCGTGGTCGGAAACCCTCTACTGTGGTCGATGTTGCAGTTGATGATTGTCAGGATGAGCCATCTGACTTCACCTGGTGGCGAGGTAGTTCATTGTCGAAGCTTGTACTCCAGAGAGGGTTTCTTCCACGTTCAGTGATTAGAAAAGCAGCTCGGAAAG GTTGTTCAAAGAAAATACCTGGAATATATTATCTAGAAGGTCAAGAAACTCCTAAAAGAACCCGGCAGCTTGTTTGGCGGTCAGCGGTTGAAATGAGCAGAAGCACAGCACAGCTTGCACATCAG GTCAGATGCATGGATTTTCATGTGAGGTGGAGTGATCTTGTTCGTCCAGAACAGGTTGCCTATGATGGAAAAGGGCCTGAGACAGAAGCTTCTGCTTTCAGAAATGCTTCCGTTAGTGATAAGAAAATTTTAGAGCATGAAATTAGATATTGTGTTGCTTTTGGTAATCAGAAGCACCTTCCATCTCGCGTCATGAAGAACATTGCAGAAATCGAGCGAACGACAAATGATGGTAAGGAAAGATATTGGTTTTCAGAGACACGAATTCCGTTATATCTTATCAAAGAATATGAAGAAAAAACACAGAAAGACAAGCCTGTGGATGAGTTATCCAAACTTCAGAGGAAGCAGTTGAAAgctttgcataaaaatatatttgcatATCTCTCTCTGAAACGAGATAACATGGAAAAGGATTATTGTTGTTCTTGCAATCTAGACCTCTTGTATAG GAATGCTGTCCAATGCAATGCATGCCAAG GTTTTTGTCACGATCAATGTGCTTCCAGTTCAACAGTTAATGTGAACGAGGAGGTTGAGTTTTTTATCACATGCAAGCGATGCTGTGAGACTCAGGTGCGCACACAAGTTGAAAGTAGCAATGGGTCGCCTACAAGTCCTTTGCTCCTTCATGGACAAGACATTAGAAAAGCTGGTACCGCCAAAAAAGGTGGAAATTTAGCAGGATATAAAGGATCATCAGCACCTGTGAGAACtgtggagcattcttctgaggtTAAATCTGTCAATCGCTCTTCACTTGCCAAGAACAGTAAAATTAAAAACTGGGGTTTGATATGGGGGAAGAGGAATTGTGAAACTGCGAGCATCGATTTCAGGTTGAAAAACATTCTTTTGAGAGGCAATCCACATCTGGATTTGATACAACCTTCCTGCCGGCTTTGCAATCAGCCATGTAACAGTGACCTAATGTACATTCGCTGTGAAACATGCGAAT GTTGGTTTCACGCTGATGCCTTAGGACTGCACGAGTCTAAGATTTTTTCTTTGATCGGATTCAAATGCTGCAAGTGTCGGAGGATAAGATCTCCCATGTGTCCATACATGGATACTGAAAAAAAGAAGGCTTTGGAAGACAAAATAGAGCAAAAACAGCCTTCAAAGGAGGAGATTTCGGAGATGGAATCCGACTTTGGTGTGATAGGCAAGCAGTACGAGGAAGATCTGCCGGCTTATTCTACATTACCCACTAAGGCTGAAATTAGCCACTCAACAGCTGATGATCCTCTTCTCTTTTCTCTTTCTGATGTTGAGCAATTTACTGAGGACAAGGCAGATGTGGAATACAGATGGAGTAATGCCTCTGTATCTGTGCCTGAGACTCGAAAACTACCAGTCAGAAGACTTGTCAGACAAGAAAATCAAGTAGATTATCCTTGCCCTGGAGATCTGTTTCAGGTCAAATCAAATGTCGCAAACTCTACAGAAAAACTACCCTTCAGGAGACGAATAATGCAAGAAAACAACTTGGACTGTAACTCGTCTACCAATTCCTTTCAGTTTGAAGCATCCGAAAAATTGGAAGCAAATGGTAAGAGCTATATGCAGGAATCATCACCCCCTCAAGTTGAATGGATTGTTTCTCATGATAACTTCGATGATGGTATAACTTTGGACTACGATTCCCTTGGATGTGACGATATGGACTTCGAACCTCAGACCTACTTCTCTTTCAATGAGTTGCTTGCATCTGATGACGTTGATCACACAAATGGCAATGAATCCCTGGAAAAAGCTACAGAAAATTGGGATAGGTCTTTCCTTCCAGAAAATGGATTGCTCGAAATATCTTGTGATCAGGAAGAACCAACCTTGTCCGTAGAAACACTTCCTTGTAAGATTTGTTCTCATTCCGAACCATACCCTGATCTTTCTTGCCAGGAATGTGGTATGTGGATACACAGCCATTGTTCGCCATGGGTTGAGTCGTCATCTTGGGAGAACGGCTGGAAATGTGGCCATTGCCGTGAGTGGAGGTAG
- the LOC140969221 gene encoding uncharacterized protein: MNWKAFYKAIKSYNRRSSGFRSRSTINLVVPPTGCTSSDQQDLQFIRIFYWAFGVASISYCVNHRLATETLAKESRLDAEKYARVMSHGDTSGAATRRDCS; the protein is encoded by the exons ATGAACTGGAAGGCGTTCTACAAGGCAATCAAG TCGTACAATAGAAGATCATCAGGTTTTCGCAGTCGTTCGACTATAAATCTGGTTGTTCCTCCCACTGGATGTACTTCGAGTGATCAACAGGATCTACAGTTTATTCGTATCTTTTACTGGGCATTTGGAGTTGCCAGCATATCGTATTGTGTTAATCACCGTTTGGCTACAGAGACTCTTGCGAAAGAGTCGAGACTAGATGCTGAGAAATATGCACGTGTAATGTCACACGGAG ATACTTCGGGGGCTGCAACAAGGCGAGACTGTTCCTAG